In one window of Oncorhynchus kisutch isolate 150728-3 linkage group LG16, Okis_V2, whole genome shotgun sequence DNA:
- the LOC109906428 gene encoding uncharacterized protein LOC109906428 isoform X1 — protein MWFWRKRWQKLMWILNQGVTYSAENVPYLVALWVINEEKRIGLPILKNPFEISKLVEKVLDIFLSFSSLRLLAPPIRLVSAAMWKVMKQRDVMHYGTLEEFVTSCCETVPGLLTSRHQAKLALGLRSRLILELCNGSDPPDPAVILTQLERIRAPNPSSALKKDVKIETAVTNLRDLVESFLKDPTERELFYKVEFPSEYGPQFDQELEKLLWEFLLRLDQLLPVPNLAQTVSWLTAAPPVLEECAQAASQPQLLRTLLQHQICLGHLDSAASLSPCMGDYLLSSLSLPPSGRVQQSVKSRSKPALVSTPSPLSLTPLTDYRQTNLSLPVAPVIGGICNEDLPVMASANKRARTFQEDVVIQSVSRDVEEDAESTERSKYTCVKSREEESGEDEEIMVMRRGRKRRSVRDRGSERVLRRGCGGEFVRDGEEDMTSSRDGETERDLLRDCLVQLGIANLKVPEDHRLYSYITACLLNKPRVLIPRLTSTDIPALLKSQPPSCSNGTPTAGEGSSLWGQRPKLPAITACRLPSTWQRKLSDRSLTLDMGLPASADKENVNFSSNR, from the exons ATGTGGTTTTGGAGAAAGAGATGGCAGAAGCTGATGTGGATCTTGAATCAAGGAGTAACGTAcagtgctgagaatgttccttaTCTTGTAGCACTATGGGTTATTAATGAGGAGAAGCGGATCGGATTACCAATCTTGAAGAACCCATTTGAGATATCCAAATTGGTGGAGAAAGTGCTGG aCATCTTCCTTTCCTTCTCCTCCCTACGCCTCCTGGCCCCTCCCATCCGGCTGGTCTCTGCTGCCATGTGGAAGGTGATGAAGCAACGCGATGTGATGCATTATGGGACGCTGGAGGAGTTTGTGACATCCTGCTGTGAGACTGTCCCTGGCCTGCTCACATCTAGACACCAGGCCAAGCTGGCTCTGGGGCTGAGatcacgg CTGATATTAGAGCTGTGCAATGGCTCAGACCCACCAGATCCAGCGGTTATCCTTACCCAGCTGGAAAGGATCCGTGCCCCCAACCCGTCCTCTGCCCTG AAAAAGGATGTGAAGATTGAAACAGCAGTGACCAACCTCCGGGACCTGGTTGAAAGCTTTCTGAAagaccccacagagagagaactattctACAAG GTGGAGTTTCCGTCAGAGTATGGGCCTCAGTTTGACCAGGAGCTGGAGAAACTGCTGTGGGAGTTCCTGCTCCGACTGGACCAGCTTCTCCCAGTGCCCAACCTGGCTCAGACGGTGTCGTGGCTCACTGCTGCCCCTCCTGTCCTGGAGGAGTGTGCGCAGGCTGCCTCCCAACCCCAGCTCCTGAGGACCCTGCTCCAGCACCAGATCTGCCTGGGACACCTGGATTCTGCAG cttctctctctccgtgtatGGGTGACTACctcctctcatcactctctctccctccctctggaaGAGTGCAGCAAAGCGTCAAATCAAGATCTAAGCCTGCCTTGGTTTCCACCCCAAGTCCTCTGTCTTTAACCCCATTAACCGATTACAGACAAACAAACTTGTCATTGCCCGTCGCACCTGTGATTGGCGGGATTTGCAACGAAGACCTTCCAGTCATGGCTTCAGCCAATAAGAGGGCAAGAACTTTCCAGGAAGACGTTGTTATCCAATCGGTTTCaagagatgtggaggaggacgCTGAGTCAACGGAGAGGTCCAAATATACATGCGTCAAAAGCAGAGAAGAGGAATCCGGAGAGGACGAGGAGATCATGGTCatgagaagagggaggaagaggaggagtgtgagagacagagggagtgaaagagtGCTCAGGAGAGGGTGTGGGGGGGAGTTtgttagagatggagaggaggatatGACGAGCagtagagatggagagactgagagagacctTCTTAGGGACTGTTTGGTCCAGTTGGGGATCGCAAACCTCAAGGTTCCGGAAGACCATCGCCTCTATTCTTACATCACAGCCTGTCTGCTCAACAAACCCAGGGTGCTCATCCCCCGACTGACTTcaacagacatccctgctctTTTGAAGTCACAACCTCCTTCCTGCAGCAACGGGACACCAACAGCAGGGGAAGGGAGCTCTCTATGGGGACAGAGGCCCAAGTTGCCGGCGATAACGGCATGTCGGCTTCCTTCGACCTGGCAACGGAAGTTGAGTGACAGGTCATTGACCCTAGATATGGGGCTTCCAGCATCAGCTGACAAAGA AAATGTTAACTTCTCCAGTAACCGGTGA
- the LOC109906431 gene encoding cell death activator CIDE-B isoform X2 has translation MESTSSLIKSVTRRVWSLAPAPQRPFRVCSHDRGTRKGVTAATLEELRERVCQALMLCLSSLAVVLVCEEDGTVVDSEDFLMYLPDNTVLMALEPGQTWKPPPGAVLSKGQDPNQSRTGKDIARVTFDLYRQNPKDVFGSLNVKGTFSGRYSVSADFQCLGPKKVLREALRMASTLLQMAGHMLITSANLIKRIIEGAEFWQPQRVEATEYWH, from the exons ATGGAGTCAACATCATCATTAATAAA GTCTGTGACCAGGCGGGTGTGGTCGTTGGCCCCAGCCCCCCAGAGACCATTCAGGGTGTGTTCCCATGACAGGGGCACCAGGAAAGGTGTCACAGCAGCTACCCTggaggagctgagagagagg GTGTGTCAGGCCCTGATGCTATGCCTGTCCAGTCTGGCTGTGGTGCTAGTGTGTGAGGAGGACGGGACAGTGGTAGACTCTGAAGACTTCCTGATGTATCTGCCCGACAACACTGTCCTCATGGCCCTGGAACCTGGACAGACATGGAAACCTCCTCCG GGTGCAGTGCTCTCCAAAGGCCAGGACCCTAACCAGTCGCGGACAGGAAAAGACATAGCCCGGGTGACCTTTGACCTGTACCGGCAGAACCCCAAGGATGTGTTTGGCTCCCTGAATGTGAAGGGTACATTCTCAGGCCGGTACTCCGTCAGCGCTGACTTCCAATGTCTGGGGCCCAAAAAAGTCCTCAG agaggcCCTCCGCATggcctccaccctcctccagatGGCAGGTCACATGTTGATCACCTCAGCCAATCTGATCAAGCGGATAATCGAGGGAGCAGAGTTCTGGCAGCCTCAGAGGGTGGAGGCCACAGAGTACTGGCACTAA
- the LOC109906428 gene encoding uncharacterized protein LOC109906428 isoform X3, with protein sequence MYKNRPKFGRDNMATKKPSEMDIFLSFSSLRLLAPPIRLVSAAMWKVMKQRDVMHYGTLEEFVTSCCETVPGLLTSRHQAKLALGLRSRLILELCNGSDPPDPAVILTQLERIRAPNPSSALKKDVKIETAVTNLRDLVESFLKDPTERELFYKVEFPSEYGPQFDQELEKLLWEFLLRLDQLLPVPNLAQTVSWLTAAPPVLEECAQAASQPQLLRTLLQHQICLGHLDSAASLSPCMGDYLLSSLSLPPSGRVQQSVKSRSKPALVSTPSPLSLTPLTDYRQTNLSLPVAPVIGGICNEDLPVMASANKRARTFQEDVVIQSVSRDVEEDAESTERSKYTCVKSREEESGEDEEIMVMRRGRKRRSVRDRGSERVLRRGCGGEFVRDGEEDMTSSRDGETERDLLRDCLVQLGIANLKVPEDHRLYSYITACLLNKPRVLIPRLTSTDIPALLKSQPPSCSNGTPTAGEGSSLWGQRPKLPAITACRLPSTWQRKLSDRSLTLDMGLPASADKENVNFSSNR encoded by the exons ATGTATAAAAATCGACCTAAATTCGGACGGGACAATATGGCAACTAAGAAGCCATCTGAAATGG aCATCTTCCTTTCCTTCTCCTCCCTACGCCTCCTGGCCCCTCCCATCCGGCTGGTCTCTGCTGCCATGTGGAAGGTGATGAAGCAACGCGATGTGATGCATTATGGGACGCTGGAGGAGTTTGTGACATCCTGCTGTGAGACTGTCCCTGGCCTGCTCACATCTAGACACCAGGCCAAGCTGGCTCTGGGGCTGAGatcacgg CTGATATTAGAGCTGTGCAATGGCTCAGACCCACCAGATCCAGCGGTTATCCTTACCCAGCTGGAAAGGATCCGTGCCCCCAACCCGTCCTCTGCCCTG AAAAAGGATGTGAAGATTGAAACAGCAGTGACCAACCTCCGGGACCTGGTTGAAAGCTTTCTGAAagaccccacagagagagaactattctACAAG GTGGAGTTTCCGTCAGAGTATGGGCCTCAGTTTGACCAGGAGCTGGAGAAACTGCTGTGGGAGTTCCTGCTCCGACTGGACCAGCTTCTCCCAGTGCCCAACCTGGCTCAGACGGTGTCGTGGCTCACTGCTGCCCCTCCTGTCCTGGAGGAGTGTGCGCAGGCTGCCTCCCAACCCCAGCTCCTGAGGACCCTGCTCCAGCACCAGATCTGCCTGGGACACCTGGATTCTGCAG cttctctctctccgtgtatGGGTGACTACctcctctcatcactctctctccctccctctggaaGAGTGCAGCAAAGCGTCAAATCAAGATCTAAGCCTGCCTTGGTTTCCACCCCAAGTCCTCTGTCTTTAACCCCATTAACCGATTACAGACAAACAAACTTGTCATTGCCCGTCGCACCTGTGATTGGCGGGATTTGCAACGAAGACCTTCCAGTCATGGCTTCAGCCAATAAGAGGGCAAGAACTTTCCAGGAAGACGTTGTTATCCAATCGGTTTCaagagatgtggaggaggacgCTGAGTCAACGGAGAGGTCCAAATATACATGCGTCAAAAGCAGAGAAGAGGAATCCGGAGAGGACGAGGAGATCATGGTCatgagaagagggaggaagaggaggagtgtgagagacagagggagtgaaagagtGCTCAGGAGAGGGTGTGGGGGGGAGTTtgttagagatggagaggaggatatGACGAGCagtagagatggagagactgagagagacctTCTTAGGGACTGTTTGGTCCAGTTGGGGATCGCAAACCTCAAGGTTCCGGAAGACCATCGCCTCTATTCTTACATCACAGCCTGTCTGCTCAACAAACCCAGGGTGCTCATCCCCCGACTGACTTcaacagacatccctgctctTTTGAAGTCACAACCTCCTTCCTGCAGCAACGGGACACCAACAGCAGGGGAAGGGAGCTCTCTATGGGGACAGAGGCCCAAGTTGCCGGCGATAACGGCATGTCGGCTTCCTTCGACCTGGCAACGGAAGTTGAGTGACAGGTCATTGACCCTAGATATGGGGCTTCCAGCATCAGCTGACAAAGA AAATGTTAACTTCTCCAGTAACCGGTGA
- the LOC109906428 gene encoding uncharacterized protein LOC109906428 isoform X4 — protein MWKVMKQRDVMHYGTLEEFVTSCCETVPGLLTSRHQAKLALGLRSRLILELCNGSDPPDPAVILTQLERIRAPNPSSALKKDVKIETAVTNLRDLVESFLKDPTERELFYKVEFPSEYGPQFDQELEKLLWEFLLRLDQLLPVPNLAQTVSWLTAAPPVLEECAQAASQPQLLRTLLQHQICLGHLDSAASLSPCMGDYLLSSLSLPPSGRVQQSVKSRSKPALVSTPSPLSLTPLTDYRQTNLSLPVAPVIGGICNEDLPVMASANKRARTFQEDVVIQSVSRDVEEDAESTERSKYTCVKSREEESGEDEEIMVMRRGRKRRSVRDRGSERVLRRGCGGEFVRDGEEDMTSSRDGETERDLLRDCLVQLGIANLKVPEDHRLYSYITACLLNKPRVLIPRLTSTDIPALLKSQPPSCSNGTPTAGEGSSLWGQRPKLPAITACRLPSTWQRKLSDRSLTLDMGLPASADKENVNFSSNR, from the exons ATGTGGAAGGTGATGAAGCAACGCGATGTGATGCATTATGGGACGCTGGAGGAGTTTGTGACATCCTGCTGTGAGACTGTCCCTGGCCTGCTCACATCTAGACACCAGGCCAAGCTGGCTCTGGGGCTGAGatcacgg CTGATATTAGAGCTGTGCAATGGCTCAGACCCACCAGATCCAGCGGTTATCCTTACCCAGCTGGAAAGGATCCGTGCCCCCAACCCGTCCTCTGCCCTG AAAAAGGATGTGAAGATTGAAACAGCAGTGACCAACCTCCGGGACCTGGTTGAAAGCTTTCTGAAagaccccacagagagagaactattctACAAG GTGGAGTTTCCGTCAGAGTATGGGCCTCAGTTTGACCAGGAGCTGGAGAAACTGCTGTGGGAGTTCCTGCTCCGACTGGACCAGCTTCTCCCAGTGCCCAACCTGGCTCAGACGGTGTCGTGGCTCACTGCTGCCCCTCCTGTCCTGGAGGAGTGTGCGCAGGCTGCCTCCCAACCCCAGCTCCTGAGGACCCTGCTCCAGCACCAGATCTGCCTGGGACACCTGGATTCTGCAG cttctctctctccgtgtatGGGTGACTACctcctctcatcactctctctccctccctctggaaGAGTGCAGCAAAGCGTCAAATCAAGATCTAAGCCTGCCTTGGTTTCCACCCCAAGTCCTCTGTCTTTAACCCCATTAACCGATTACAGACAAACAAACTTGTCATTGCCCGTCGCACCTGTGATTGGCGGGATTTGCAACGAAGACCTTCCAGTCATGGCTTCAGCCAATAAGAGGGCAAGAACTTTCCAGGAAGACGTTGTTATCCAATCGGTTTCaagagatgtggaggaggacgCTGAGTCAACGGAGAGGTCCAAATATACATGCGTCAAAAGCAGAGAAGAGGAATCCGGAGAGGACGAGGAGATCATGGTCatgagaagagggaggaagaggaggagtgtgagagacagagggagtgaaagagtGCTCAGGAGAGGGTGTGGGGGGGAGTTtgttagagatggagaggaggatatGACGAGCagtagagatggagagactgagagagacctTCTTAGGGACTGTTTGGTCCAGTTGGGGATCGCAAACCTCAAGGTTCCGGAAGACCATCGCCTCTATTCTTACATCACAGCCTGTCTGCTCAACAAACCCAGGGTGCTCATCCCCCGACTGACTTcaacagacatccctgctctTTTGAAGTCACAACCTCCTTCCTGCAGCAACGGGACACCAACAGCAGGGGAAGGGAGCTCTCTATGGGGACAGAGGCCCAAGTTGCCGGCGATAACGGCATGTCGGCTTCCTTCGACCTGGCAACGGAAGTTGAGTGACAGGTCATTGACCCTAGATATGGGGCTTCCAGCATCAGCTGACAAAGA AAATGTTAACTTCTCCAGTAACCGGTGA
- the LOC109906431 gene encoding cell death activator CIDE-B isoform X1 translates to MESTSSLIKSVTRRVWSLAPAPQRPFRVCSHDRGTRKGVTAATLEELRERVCQALMLCLSSLAVVLVCEEDGTVVDSEDFLMYLPDNTVLMALEPGQTWKPPPGAVLSKGQDPNQSRTGKDIARVTFDLYRQNPKDVFGSLNVKGTFSGRYSVSADFQCLGPKKVLRQEALRMASTLLQMAGHMLITSANLIKRIIEGAEFWQPQRVEATEYWH, encoded by the exons ATGGAGTCAACATCATCATTAATAAA GTCTGTGACCAGGCGGGTGTGGTCGTTGGCCCCAGCCCCCCAGAGACCATTCAGGGTGTGTTCCCATGACAGGGGCACCAGGAAAGGTGTCACAGCAGCTACCCTggaggagctgagagagagg GTGTGTCAGGCCCTGATGCTATGCCTGTCCAGTCTGGCTGTGGTGCTAGTGTGTGAGGAGGACGGGACAGTGGTAGACTCTGAAGACTTCCTGATGTATCTGCCCGACAACACTGTCCTCATGGCCCTGGAACCTGGACAGACATGGAAACCTCCTCCG GGTGCAGTGCTCTCCAAAGGCCAGGACCCTAACCAGTCGCGGACAGGAAAAGACATAGCCCGGGTGACCTTTGACCTGTACCGGCAGAACCCCAAGGATGTGTTTGGCTCCCTGAATGTGAAGGGTACATTCTCAGGCCGGTACTCCGTCAGCGCTGACTTCCAATGTCTGGGGCCCAAAAAAGTCCTCAG aca agaggcCCTCCGCATggcctccaccctcctccagatGGCAGGTCACATGTTGATCACCTCAGCCAATCTGATCAAGCGGATAATCGAGGGAGCAGAGTTCTGGCAGCCTCAGAGGGTGGAGGCCACAGAGTACTGGCACTAA
- the LOC109906430 gene encoding dehydrogenase/reductase SDR family member 4 isoform X1 — protein sequence MLRCFVSRSLLTNPVAGQTRNMSGGSLAGSQSSLAGKVAIVTASTDGIGLAAAQALGQRGAHVVVSSRSQSNVDKAVALLQSEKIQVTGTTCNVGKSEDRERLVNMTVEHCGGIDILVSNAAVNPFFGNIMDSTAAVWDKILDVNVKAAFLMTQLVVPHMEKRGGGSVVFVSSVAGYQPMQALGPYSVSKTALLGLTRALAPELAQSHIRVNCVAPGIIKTRFSQALWHDEDVLDEFKKQLSIKRVGEPEEIGGVIAFLCSKDASYITGETITVTGGMSCRL from the exons ATGCTGAGGTGTTTTGTTAGCAGGAGCCTTTTGACCAATCCTGTCGCAGGTCAAACAAGAAATATGTCTGGGGGCAGTCTTGCTGGGTCTCAAAGCAGTCTTGCAGGGAAGGTTGCCATAGTGACTGCCTCCACTGATGG AATTGGTCTGGCTGCAGCTCAGGCTCTCGGTCAGAGAGGGGCTCACGTTGTGGTGAGCAGCAGAAGTCAGTCCAACGTGGACAAGGCCGTGGCACTACTGCAGAGTGAGAAGATACAAGTGACCGGAACGACTTGCAACGTTGGGAAAAGTGAAGACAGAGAAAGACTGGTTAACATG ACAGTGGAACATTGTGGAGGTATAGACATCCTGGTCTCGAACGCAGCAGTCAACCCTTTCTTTGGGAACATCATGGACTCCACAGCAGCAGTCTGGGATAAG ATCCTGGATGTGAATGTTAAGGCAGCCTTTCTTATGACCCAACTGGTGGTGCCTCACATGgagaagagggg GGGCGGGAGTGTTGTGTTTGTGTCCTCTGTCGCCGGCTACCAGCCTATGCAG GCCCTTGGTCCTTACAGTGTGAGTAAGACGGCCCTATTAGGCCTGACCAGAGCCTTGGCCCCTGAACTGGCCCAGAGCCACATCCGTGTCAACTGTGTGGCCCCCGGCATCATCAAGACCCGCTTCAGCCAAGCA TTGTGGCATGACGAAGACGTTCTGGACGAGTTCAAGAAGCAGCTTAGCATTAAAAG GGTTGGGGAGCCAGAGGAGATCGGTGGAGTGATCGCTTTCCTGTGCTCTAAGGATGCGTCCTACATCACTGGAGAGACCATCACTGTGACTGGAGGGATGAGCTGCAGGTTGTGA
- the LOC109906428 gene encoding uncharacterized protein LOC109906428 isoform X2, with the protein MWFWRKRWQKLMWILNQGVTYSAENVPYLVALWVINEEKRIGLPILKNPFEISKLVEKVLDIFLSFSSLRLLAPPIRLVSAAMWKVMKQRDVMHYGTLEEFVTSCCETVPGLLTSRHQAKLALGLRSRLILELCNGSDPPDPAVILTQLERIRAPNPSSALKKDVKIETAVTNLRDLVESFLKDPTERELFYKVEFPSEYGPQFDQELEKLLWEFLLRLDQLLPVPNLAQTVSWLTAAPPVLEECAQAASQPQLLRTLLQHQICLGHLDSAASLSPCMGDYLLSSLSLPPSGRVQQSVKSRSKPALVSTPSPLSLTPLTDYRQTNLSLPVAPVIGGICNEDLPVMASANKRARTFQEDVVIQSVSRDVEEDAESTERSKYTCVKSREEESGEDEEIMVMRRGRKRRSVRDRGSERVLRRGCGGEFVRDGEEDMTSSRDGETERDLLRDCLVQLGIANLKVPEDHRLYSYITACLLNKPRVLIPRLTSTDIPALLKSQPPSCSNGTPTAGEGSSLWGQRPKLPAITACRLPSTWQRKLSDRSLTLDMGLPASADKECCFGRNQ; encoded by the exons ATGTGGTTTTGGAGAAAGAGATGGCAGAAGCTGATGTGGATCTTGAATCAAGGAGTAACGTAcagtgctgagaatgttccttaTCTTGTAGCACTATGGGTTATTAATGAGGAGAAGCGGATCGGATTACCAATCTTGAAGAACCCATTTGAGATATCCAAATTGGTGGAGAAAGTGCTGG aCATCTTCCTTTCCTTCTCCTCCCTACGCCTCCTGGCCCCTCCCATCCGGCTGGTCTCTGCTGCCATGTGGAAGGTGATGAAGCAACGCGATGTGATGCATTATGGGACGCTGGAGGAGTTTGTGACATCCTGCTGTGAGACTGTCCCTGGCCTGCTCACATCTAGACACCAGGCCAAGCTGGCTCTGGGGCTGAGatcacgg CTGATATTAGAGCTGTGCAATGGCTCAGACCCACCAGATCCAGCGGTTATCCTTACCCAGCTGGAAAGGATCCGTGCCCCCAACCCGTCCTCTGCCCTG AAAAAGGATGTGAAGATTGAAACAGCAGTGACCAACCTCCGGGACCTGGTTGAAAGCTTTCTGAAagaccccacagagagagaactattctACAAG GTGGAGTTTCCGTCAGAGTATGGGCCTCAGTTTGACCAGGAGCTGGAGAAACTGCTGTGGGAGTTCCTGCTCCGACTGGACCAGCTTCTCCCAGTGCCCAACCTGGCTCAGACGGTGTCGTGGCTCACTGCTGCCCCTCCTGTCCTGGAGGAGTGTGCGCAGGCTGCCTCCCAACCCCAGCTCCTGAGGACCCTGCTCCAGCACCAGATCTGCCTGGGACACCTGGATTCTGCAG cttctctctctccgtgtatGGGTGACTACctcctctcatcactctctctccctccctctggaaGAGTGCAGCAAAGCGTCAAATCAAGATCTAAGCCTGCCTTGGTTTCCACCCCAAGTCCTCTGTCTTTAACCCCATTAACCGATTACAGACAAACAAACTTGTCATTGCCCGTCGCACCTGTGATTGGCGGGATTTGCAACGAAGACCTTCCAGTCATGGCTTCAGCCAATAAGAGGGCAAGAACTTTCCAGGAAGACGTTGTTATCCAATCGGTTTCaagagatgtggaggaggacgCTGAGTCAACGGAGAGGTCCAAATATACATGCGTCAAAAGCAGAGAAGAGGAATCCGGAGAGGACGAGGAGATCATGGTCatgagaagagggaggaagaggaggagtgtgagagacagagggagtgaaagagtGCTCAGGAGAGGGTGTGGGGGGGAGTTtgttagagatggagaggaggatatGACGAGCagtagagatggagagactgagagagacctTCTTAGGGACTGTTTGGTCCAGTTGGGGATCGCAAACCTCAAGGTTCCGGAAGACCATCGCCTCTATTCTTACATCACAGCCTGTCTGCTCAACAAACCCAGGGTGCTCATCCCCCGACTGACTTcaacagacatccctgctctTTTGAAGTCACAACCTCCTTCCTGCAGCAACGGGACACCAACAGCAGGGGAAGGGAGCTCTCTATGGGGACAGAGGCCCAAGTTGCCGGCGATAACGGCATGTCGGCTTCCTTCGACCTGGCAACGGAAGTTGAGTGACAGGTCATTGACCCTAGATATGGGGCTTCCAGCATCAGCTGACAAAGA ATGCTGCTTTGGGAGAAATCAATAG
- the LOC109906430 gene encoding dehydrogenase/reductase SDR family member 4 isoform X2, whose product MLRCFVSRSLLTNPVAGQTRNMSGGSLAGSQSSLAGKVAIVTASTDGIGLAAAQALGQRGAHVVVSSRSQSNVDKAVALLQSEKIQVTGTTCNVGKSEDRERLVNMTVEHCGGIDILVSNAAVNPFFGNIMDSTAAVWDKILDVNVKAAFLMTQLVVPHMEKRGGGSVVFVSSVAGYQPMQALGPYSVSKTALLGLTRALAPELAQSHIRVNCVAPGIIKTRFSQALWHDEDVLDEFKKQLSIKRLPSTSFLGVGEPEEIGGVIAFLCSKDASYITGETITVTGGMSCRL is encoded by the exons ATGCTGAGGTGTTTTGTTAGCAGGAGCCTTTTGACCAATCCTGTCGCAGGTCAAACAAGAAATATGTCTGGGGGCAGTCTTGCTGGGTCTCAAAGCAGTCTTGCAGGGAAGGTTGCCATAGTGACTGCCTCCACTGATGG AATTGGTCTGGCTGCAGCTCAGGCTCTCGGTCAGAGAGGGGCTCACGTTGTGGTGAGCAGCAGAAGTCAGTCCAACGTGGACAAGGCCGTGGCACTACTGCAGAGTGAGAAGATACAAGTGACCGGAACGACTTGCAACGTTGGGAAAAGTGAAGACAGAGAAAGACTGGTTAACATG ACAGTGGAACATTGTGGAGGTATAGACATCCTGGTCTCGAACGCAGCAGTCAACCCTTTCTTTGGGAACATCATGGACTCCACAGCAGCAGTCTGGGATAAG ATCCTGGATGTGAATGTTAAGGCAGCCTTTCTTATGACCCAACTGGTGGTGCCTCACATGgagaagagggg GGGCGGGAGTGTTGTGTTTGTGTCCTCTGTCGCCGGCTACCAGCCTATGCAG GCCCTTGGTCCTTACAGTGTGAGTAAGACGGCCCTATTAGGCCTGACCAGAGCCTTGGCCCCTGAACTGGCCCAGAGCCACATCCGTGTCAACTGTGTGGCCCCCGGCATCATCAAGACCCGCTTCAGCCAAGCA TTGTGGCATGACGAAGACGTTCTGGACGAGTTCAAGAAGCAGCTTAGCATTAAAAGGTTGCCTTCAACTTCGTTCTTAGG GGTTGGGGAGCCAGAGGAGATCGGTGGAGTGATCGCTTTCCTGTGCTCTAAGGATGCGTCCTACATCACTGGAGAGACCATCACTGTGACTGGAGGGATGAGCTGCAGGTTGTGA